TCGCGATGGTTTGATCGAGGATGCGGCACCTGACGAAACCTTGCCCGCCGACCTCACCCGCGAGCCGATGGAACTGCCCGCTGACCGTGCCCTCCGCCTGCAGGCACTCGCCCGCGGCGACGAGGGGTTTCTGCTCGGCCTCGCCTATTCGACGCAGCGGGGCTATGCCCGCAACCATGCCTTCGTGGGAGAGTTGCGCATCGGCATGGTCGCGGTCGAGATGGATATCCCCGAACTGGGCCTTTCCATCGAGATCGGCGAGATAGAGGTGACCGAATGCGAGACGGTGAACCAGTTCAAGGGCTCGCGCACGGAGCCAGCGCAGTTCACCCGCGGCTATGGCCTCACCTTCGGTCAGACCGAACGCAAGGCGCTGGCCATGGCGCTGGTGGACCGGGCGCTGAGATGGGAGGAACTGGGCGAAGAGGATCAGGGCGCTCCGGCGCAGGACCAGGAATTCGTGCTGTCGCATTGCGACAATATCCAGGCGACGGGTTTCCTCGAACATATCAAGCTGCCGCATTACGTCGATTTTCAGGCTGAACTGGAACTGGTGCGCCGTCTTCGCGCGGGTCTGACCGATCAGGAAGAGGACGCCGCATGACCGACCGAGCCTACAACTTCGCCTATCTCGACGAGGATACCAAGCGGATGATCCGCCGCGCCATCCTCAAGGGCATCGCCGTGCCGGGCTATCAGGTGCCATTCGCCAGTCGCGAAATGCCGATGCCCTATGGTTGGGGCACCGGCGGTGTGCAGGTCACGGCGGCGGTGCTGACGCCCGAGGATGTGCTGAAGGTCATCGACCAAGGCGCCGATGACACGACCAATGCCGTCAGCATCCGCAAGTTCTTTCAGCGAACCGCCGGGGTGGCGACCACCGAGCGCACACCTGACGCCACGATGATCCAGACGCGCCACCGCATCCCGGAAACGCCGCTGGCCGAGGATCAAATCCTTGTCTATCAGGTGCCGATCCCCGAACCCATGCG
This region of Paracoccus saliphilus genomic DNA includes:
- a CDS encoding carbon-phosphorus lyase complex subunit PhnI, which gives rise to MYVAVKGGERAIDAAHAWLDRSRRGPADQPVLDTAQIRDQMSLAVTRVMAEGSLYDPDLAALAIKQACGDLIEAVFLIRAYRTTLPRFGASNPIDTAEMRVKRRVSATFKDAPGGQILGPTFDYTHRLLDFRLMADGELPTEPPAASGEAEPAATPHVLSFLNRDGLIEDAAPDETLPADLTREPMELPADRALRLQALARGDEGFLLGLAYSTQRGYARNHAFVGELRIGMVAVEMDIPELGLSIEIGEIEVTECETVNQFKGSRTEPAQFTRGYGLTFGQTERKALAMALVDRALRWEELGEEDQGAPAQDQEFVLSHCDNIQATGFLEHIKLPHYVDFQAELELVRRLRAGLTDQEEDAA